One region of Quercus lobata isolate SW786 chromosome 2, ValleyOak3.0 Primary Assembly, whole genome shotgun sequence genomic DNA includes:
- the LOC115977159 gene encoding ubiquitin-like domain-containing protein CIP73 isoform X2, producing the protein MGNNGADAIPRVDEAGGAEATIEIKLKTLDSQTYTLRVDKQVPVPALKEQIASVTGVLSEQQRLICRGKVLKDDQLLSAYHVEDGHTLHMVVRQPVPPSSEGLSHHPATDPASSTSRGHSTQVAPGVVIETFSLPVQGDGVPPEINRIVSAVLGSIGISNIVSGSEGTDVREHGPQNPMQLHPEQAGVRGPSDRFHSTYGLPSSVSLGSPQPPVIPDSLTTLSQNLSFMRREFDAIGRGGESNAQAAAATRASERGSHSIPRTGTVQEGFPTPGSLAEVMQSTREMLVHHVGECLHLLAGQLENQVDVTDHSVRSSTQTSALRTGGLLHNLGAFLLELGRTTMTLRLGQTPSEAVVNAGPAVFISPTGPNPIMVQPLPFQTGSNFGAIPMGSVQPGSGLVNGIGTGFLPRRIDIQIRRGSSTTTPHVNREERSDTQQPTGHRDSVASGEIPINPPTSRVSEGPSFAGESGVRVVPIRTMVAAVPSPFSRLPSDSSGNSIGLYYPVLGRFQHVASGNVSGEQGFQASGERHPAGLQNEQQTDSAVQQHNIDGPAIDGSFPTPNLRQQEPSNARSVNINILSAGGTQNNPDSDRQLPSSVVQFLRTLFPGGEIHVEEASSQETARGPVPEHAGTSNGVMNAMEPEPRVSDEGIFLSNMLRQIIPLISQQAGVEPDGRHAEETNTFENRLPRDSSSQAENSDVGTSRRPSDGEFNPPNSKRQKME; encoded by the exons ATGGGAAATAATGGTGCTGATGCAATTCCTAGGGTTGATGAGGCTGGAGGTGCTGAAGCCACCAttgagataaaattaaaaacattggATTCTCAAACATATACTCTGAGAGTGGATAAACAG GTGCCTGTCCCTGCTCTAAAAGAACAGATTGCCTCTGTCACTGGTGTGTTATCAGAGCAACAACGTCTAATATGCCGAGGAAAGGTTCTAAAGGATGATCAACTCCTCTCTGCATACC ATGTTGAAGATGGTCATACCTTGCATATGGTTGTGCGGCAACCTGTTCCACCATCATCTGAGGGTTTATCACATCATCCAG CAACTGATCCTGCTTCAAGTACAAGCCGTGGTCACAGCACTCAGGTGGCTCCTGGTGTTGTTATTGAAACTTTCAGTTTGCCTGTTCAGGGGGATGGGGTTCCTCCAGAAATCAATCGG ATTGTCTCTGCTGTTCTGGGTTCTATTGGAATTTCAAACATTGTAAGTGGCAGTGAAGGGACTGATGTCAGG GAACATGGCCCACAGAATCCTATGCAGCTTCATCCTGAACAAGCTGGTGTCAGGGGTCCATCTGATAGATTTCATAGTACTTATGGACTTCCATCATCAGTTTCTTTGGGATCTCCACAGCCTCCT GTAATTCCTGATTCTTTGACTACACTATCACAAAATCTAAGTTTTATGAGGCGTGAATTTGATGCCATTG GCAGAGGTGGGGAAAGCAATGCTCAGGCAGCTGCTGCAACTAGGGCTTCAGAGAGAGGTTCTCATTCCATACCACGTACAGGAACTGTACAAGAAGGGTTTCCAACACCCGGATCCTTGGCTGAAGTCATGCAATCTACCAGAGAAATGCTCGTCCACCATGTGGGAGAATGCCTGCAC CTACTTGCTGGACAATTGGAGAATCAAGTAGATGTGACTGATCACTCAGTGCGGTCAAGCACTCAGACCAGTGCATTGAGAACTGGGGGTCTACTTCATAATCTAGGTGCATTTCTACTTGAACTTGGCCGTACAACCATGACATTGCGGCTGGGCCAAACACCG TCGGAAGCAGTTGTTAACGCTGGACCCGCAGTTTTCATATCCCCAACTGGTCCAAATCCTATTATGGTTCAG CCTCTTCCTTTTCAAACAGGATCAAACTTTGGTGCTATCCCCATGGGATCTGTGCAGCCTGGCTCTGGCTTGGTTAATGGAATTGGTACTGGCTTTCTTCCGAGGCGTATTGATATACAAATCCGAAGAG GTTCTTCAACAACCACACCACATGTCAATCGAGAGGAACGTAGTGATACTCAGCAGCCCACTGGGCACAGAGACTCAGTAGCTAGTGGTGAAATTCCTATTAATCCACCGACTTCAAGGGTCTCAGAGGGTCCATCTTTTGCTGGAGAGTCAGGAGTACGGGTAGTACCAATAAGGACCATGGTTGCAGCAGTACCTAGTCCCTTTAGCCGCCTACCTTCAGATTCATCCGGTAATTCAATAGGTTTATACTATCCAGTTCTTGGAAGGTTTCAACATGTGGCTTCTGGAAATGTGAGTGGTGAACAAGGATTTCAAGCATCTGGGGAGCGTCATCCTGCTGGTCTCCAGAATGAGCAGCAGACGGATTCTGCAGTACAACAACATAACATAGATGGTCCAGCAATAGATG GATCATTTCCAACTCCCAATTTAAGACAGCAGGAGCCATCTAATGCACGCAGTGTAAATATCAACATTCTGTCAGCTGGTGGGACTCAAAACAACCCGGATTCTGATAGACAGCTACCGAGCAGTGTTGTGCAGTTTTTGAGGACCCTCTTTCCTGGTGGTGAAATTCATGTAGAAGAAGCCAGTTCACAGGAAACAGCAAGAGGTCCTGTCCCAGAGCATGCAGGGACATCTAATGGTGTTATGAATGCAATGGAACCAGAACCAAGAGTGAGTGATGAAGGAATATTTTTGTCTAATATGCTTCGTCAGATCATACCCTTAATATCTCAACAAGCAGGTGTAGAGCCAGATGGTAGACATGCGGAAGAAACTAACACGTTTGAGAATAGACTGCCTCGGGATTCTTCTTCTCAG GCTGAGAACTCAGATGTTGGGACGTCTCGTCGACCAAGTGATGGTGAATTTAACCCTCCAAATTCTAAACGCCAAAAG ATGGAGTGA
- the LOC115977159 gene encoding ubiquitin-like domain-containing protein CIP73 isoform X3, which translates to MGNNGADAIPRVDEAGGAEATIEIKLKTLDSQTYTLRVDKQVPVPALKEQIASVTGVLSEQQRLICRGKVLKDDQLLSAYHVEDGHTLHMVVRQPVPPSSEGLSHHPATDPASSTSRGHSTQVAPGVVIETFSLPVQGDGVPPEINRIVSAVLGSIGISNIEHGPQNPMQLHPEQAGVRGPSDRFHSTYGLPSSVSLGSPQPPVIPDSLTTLSQNLSFMRREFDAIVAGRGGESNAQAAAATRASERGSHSIPRTGTVQEGFPTPGSLAEVMQSTREMLVHHVGECLHLLAGQLENQVDVTDHSVRSSTQTSALRTGGLLHNLGAFLLELGRTTMTLRLGQTPSEAVVNAGPAVFISPTGPNPIMVQPLPFQTGSNFGAIPMGSVQPGSGLVNGIGTGFLPRRIDIQIRRGSSTTTPHVNREERSDTQQPTGHRDSVASGEIPINPPTSRVSEGPSFAGESGVRVVPIRTMVAAVPSPFSRLPSDSSGNSIGLYYPVLGRFQHVASGNVSGEQGFQASGERHPAGLQNEQQTDSAVQQHNIDGPAIDGSFPTPNLRQQEPSNARSVNINILSAGGTQNNPDSDRQLPSSVVQFLRTLFPGGEIHVEEASSQETARGPVPEHAGTSNGVMNAMEPEPRVSDEGIFLSNMLRQIIPLISQQAGVEPDGRHAEETNTFENRLPRDSSSQAENSDVGTSRRPSDGEFNPPNSKRQKME; encoded by the exons ATGGGAAATAATGGTGCTGATGCAATTCCTAGGGTTGATGAGGCTGGAGGTGCTGAAGCCACCAttgagataaaattaaaaacattggATTCTCAAACATATACTCTGAGAGTGGATAAACAG GTGCCTGTCCCTGCTCTAAAAGAACAGATTGCCTCTGTCACTGGTGTGTTATCAGAGCAACAACGTCTAATATGCCGAGGAAAGGTTCTAAAGGATGATCAACTCCTCTCTGCATACC ATGTTGAAGATGGTCATACCTTGCATATGGTTGTGCGGCAACCTGTTCCACCATCATCTGAGGGTTTATCACATCATCCAG CAACTGATCCTGCTTCAAGTACAAGCCGTGGTCACAGCACTCAGGTGGCTCCTGGTGTTGTTATTGAAACTTTCAGTTTGCCTGTTCAGGGGGATGGGGTTCCTCCAGAAATCAATCGG ATTGTCTCTGCTGTTCTGGGTTCTATTGGAATTTCAAACATT GAACATGGCCCACAGAATCCTATGCAGCTTCATCCTGAACAAGCTGGTGTCAGGGGTCCATCTGATAGATTTCATAGTACTTATGGACTTCCATCATCAGTTTCTTTGGGATCTCCACAGCCTCCT GTAATTCCTGATTCTTTGACTACACTATCACAAAATCTAAGTTTTATGAGGCGTGAATTTGATGCCATTG TGGCAGGCAGAGGTGGGGAAAGCAATGCTCAGGCAGCTGCTGCAACTAGGGCTTCAGAGAGAGGTTCTCATTCCATACCACGTACAGGAACTGTACAAGAAGGGTTTCCAACACCCGGATCCTTGGCTGAAGTCATGCAATCTACCAGAGAAATGCTCGTCCACCATGTGGGAGAATGCCTGCAC CTACTTGCTGGACAATTGGAGAATCAAGTAGATGTGACTGATCACTCAGTGCGGTCAAGCACTCAGACCAGTGCATTGAGAACTGGGGGTCTACTTCATAATCTAGGTGCATTTCTACTTGAACTTGGCCGTACAACCATGACATTGCGGCTGGGCCAAACACCG TCGGAAGCAGTTGTTAACGCTGGACCCGCAGTTTTCATATCCCCAACTGGTCCAAATCCTATTATGGTTCAG CCTCTTCCTTTTCAAACAGGATCAAACTTTGGTGCTATCCCCATGGGATCTGTGCAGCCTGGCTCTGGCTTGGTTAATGGAATTGGTACTGGCTTTCTTCCGAGGCGTATTGATATACAAATCCGAAGAG GTTCTTCAACAACCACACCACATGTCAATCGAGAGGAACGTAGTGATACTCAGCAGCCCACTGGGCACAGAGACTCAGTAGCTAGTGGTGAAATTCCTATTAATCCACCGACTTCAAGGGTCTCAGAGGGTCCATCTTTTGCTGGAGAGTCAGGAGTACGGGTAGTACCAATAAGGACCATGGTTGCAGCAGTACCTAGTCCCTTTAGCCGCCTACCTTCAGATTCATCCGGTAATTCAATAGGTTTATACTATCCAGTTCTTGGAAGGTTTCAACATGTGGCTTCTGGAAATGTGAGTGGTGAACAAGGATTTCAAGCATCTGGGGAGCGTCATCCTGCTGGTCTCCAGAATGAGCAGCAGACGGATTCTGCAGTACAACAACATAACATAGATGGTCCAGCAATAGATG GATCATTTCCAACTCCCAATTTAAGACAGCAGGAGCCATCTAATGCACGCAGTGTAAATATCAACATTCTGTCAGCTGGTGGGACTCAAAACAACCCGGATTCTGATAGACAGCTACCGAGCAGTGTTGTGCAGTTTTTGAGGACCCTCTTTCCTGGTGGTGAAATTCATGTAGAAGAAGCCAGTTCACAGGAAACAGCAAGAGGTCCTGTCCCAGAGCATGCAGGGACATCTAATGGTGTTATGAATGCAATGGAACCAGAACCAAGAGTGAGTGATGAAGGAATATTTTTGTCTAATATGCTTCGTCAGATCATACCCTTAATATCTCAACAAGCAGGTGTAGAGCCAGATGGTAGACATGCGGAAGAAACTAACACGTTTGAGAATAGACTGCCTCGGGATTCTTCTTCTCAG GCTGAGAACTCAGATGTTGGGACGTCTCGTCGACCAAGTGATGGTGAATTTAACCCTCCAAATTCTAAACGCCAAAAG ATGGAGTGA
- the LOC115977159 gene encoding ubiquitin-like domain-containing protein CIP73 isoform X1 — protein sequence MGNNGADAIPRVDEAGGAEATIEIKLKTLDSQTYTLRVDKQVPVPALKEQIASVTGVLSEQQRLICRGKVLKDDQLLSAYHVEDGHTLHMVVRQPVPPSSEGLSHHPATDPASSTSRGHSTQVAPGVVIETFSLPVQGDGVPPEINRIVSAVLGSIGISNIVSGSEGTDVREHGPQNPMQLHPEQAGVRGPSDRFHSTYGLPSSVSLGSPQPPVIPDSLTTLSQNLSFMRREFDAIVAGRGGESNAQAAAATRASERGSHSIPRTGTVQEGFPTPGSLAEVMQSTREMLVHHVGECLHLLAGQLENQVDVTDHSVRSSTQTSALRTGGLLHNLGAFLLELGRTTMTLRLGQTPSEAVVNAGPAVFISPTGPNPIMVQPLPFQTGSNFGAIPMGSVQPGSGLVNGIGTGFLPRRIDIQIRRGSSTTTPHVNREERSDTQQPTGHRDSVASGEIPINPPTSRVSEGPSFAGESGVRVVPIRTMVAAVPSPFSRLPSDSSGNSIGLYYPVLGRFQHVASGNVSGEQGFQASGERHPAGLQNEQQTDSAVQQHNIDGPAIDGSFPTPNLRQQEPSNARSVNINILSAGGTQNNPDSDRQLPSSVVQFLRTLFPGGEIHVEEASSQETARGPVPEHAGTSNGVMNAMEPEPRVSDEGIFLSNMLRQIIPLISQQAGVEPDGRHAEETNTFENRLPRDSSSQAENSDVGTSRRPSDGEFNPPNSKRQKME from the exons ATGGGAAATAATGGTGCTGATGCAATTCCTAGGGTTGATGAGGCTGGAGGTGCTGAAGCCACCAttgagataaaattaaaaacattggATTCTCAAACATATACTCTGAGAGTGGATAAACAG GTGCCTGTCCCTGCTCTAAAAGAACAGATTGCCTCTGTCACTGGTGTGTTATCAGAGCAACAACGTCTAATATGCCGAGGAAAGGTTCTAAAGGATGATCAACTCCTCTCTGCATACC ATGTTGAAGATGGTCATACCTTGCATATGGTTGTGCGGCAACCTGTTCCACCATCATCTGAGGGTTTATCACATCATCCAG CAACTGATCCTGCTTCAAGTACAAGCCGTGGTCACAGCACTCAGGTGGCTCCTGGTGTTGTTATTGAAACTTTCAGTTTGCCTGTTCAGGGGGATGGGGTTCCTCCAGAAATCAATCGG ATTGTCTCTGCTGTTCTGGGTTCTATTGGAATTTCAAACATTGTAAGTGGCAGTGAAGGGACTGATGTCAGG GAACATGGCCCACAGAATCCTATGCAGCTTCATCCTGAACAAGCTGGTGTCAGGGGTCCATCTGATAGATTTCATAGTACTTATGGACTTCCATCATCAGTTTCTTTGGGATCTCCACAGCCTCCT GTAATTCCTGATTCTTTGACTACACTATCACAAAATCTAAGTTTTATGAGGCGTGAATTTGATGCCATTG TGGCAGGCAGAGGTGGGGAAAGCAATGCTCAGGCAGCTGCTGCAACTAGGGCTTCAGAGAGAGGTTCTCATTCCATACCACGTACAGGAACTGTACAAGAAGGGTTTCCAACACCCGGATCCTTGGCTGAAGTCATGCAATCTACCAGAGAAATGCTCGTCCACCATGTGGGAGAATGCCTGCAC CTACTTGCTGGACAATTGGAGAATCAAGTAGATGTGACTGATCACTCAGTGCGGTCAAGCACTCAGACCAGTGCATTGAGAACTGGGGGTCTACTTCATAATCTAGGTGCATTTCTACTTGAACTTGGCCGTACAACCATGACATTGCGGCTGGGCCAAACACCG TCGGAAGCAGTTGTTAACGCTGGACCCGCAGTTTTCATATCCCCAACTGGTCCAAATCCTATTATGGTTCAG CCTCTTCCTTTTCAAACAGGATCAAACTTTGGTGCTATCCCCATGGGATCTGTGCAGCCTGGCTCTGGCTTGGTTAATGGAATTGGTACTGGCTTTCTTCCGAGGCGTATTGATATACAAATCCGAAGAG GTTCTTCAACAACCACACCACATGTCAATCGAGAGGAACGTAGTGATACTCAGCAGCCCACTGGGCACAGAGACTCAGTAGCTAGTGGTGAAATTCCTATTAATCCACCGACTTCAAGGGTCTCAGAGGGTCCATCTTTTGCTGGAGAGTCAGGAGTACGGGTAGTACCAATAAGGACCATGGTTGCAGCAGTACCTAGTCCCTTTAGCCGCCTACCTTCAGATTCATCCGGTAATTCAATAGGTTTATACTATCCAGTTCTTGGAAGGTTTCAACATGTGGCTTCTGGAAATGTGAGTGGTGAACAAGGATTTCAAGCATCTGGGGAGCGTCATCCTGCTGGTCTCCAGAATGAGCAGCAGACGGATTCTGCAGTACAACAACATAACATAGATGGTCCAGCAATAGATG GATCATTTCCAACTCCCAATTTAAGACAGCAGGAGCCATCTAATGCACGCAGTGTAAATATCAACATTCTGTCAGCTGGTGGGACTCAAAACAACCCGGATTCTGATAGACAGCTACCGAGCAGTGTTGTGCAGTTTTTGAGGACCCTCTTTCCTGGTGGTGAAATTCATGTAGAAGAAGCCAGTTCACAGGAAACAGCAAGAGGTCCTGTCCCAGAGCATGCAGGGACATCTAATGGTGTTATGAATGCAATGGAACCAGAACCAAGAGTGAGTGATGAAGGAATATTTTTGTCTAATATGCTTCGTCAGATCATACCCTTAATATCTCAACAAGCAGGTGTAGAGCCAGATGGTAGACATGCGGAAGAAACTAACACGTTTGAGAATAGACTGCCTCGGGATTCTTCTTCTCAG GCTGAGAACTCAGATGTTGGGACGTCTCGTCGACCAAGTGATGGTGAATTTAACCCTCCAAATTCTAAACGCCAAAAG ATGGAGTGA
- the LOC115977159 gene encoding ubiquitin-like domain-containing protein CIP73 isoform X4 has product MGNNGADAIPRVDEAGGAEATIEIKLKTLDSQTYTLRVDKQVPVPALKEQIASVTGVLSEQQRLICRGKVLKDDQLLSAYHVEDGHTLHMVVRQPVPPSSEGLSHHPATDPASSTSRGHSTQVAPGVVIETFSLPVQGDGVPPEINRIVSAVLGSIGISNIVSGSEGTDVREHGPQNPMQLHPEQAGVRGPSDRFHSTYGLPSSVSLGSPQPPVIPDSLTTLSQNLSFMRREFDAIVAGRGGESNAQAAAATRASERGSHSIPRTGTVQEGFPTPGSLAEVMQSTREMLVHHVGECLHLLAGQLENQVDVTDHSVRSSTQTSALRTGGLLHNLGAFLLELGRTTMTLRLGQTPSEAVVNAGPAVFISPTGPNPIMVQPLPFQTGSNFGAIPMGSVQPGSGLVNGIGTGFLPRRIDIQIRRGSSTTTPHVNREERSDTQQPTGHRDSVASGEIPINPPTSRVSEGPSFAGESGVRVVPIRTMVAAVPSPFSRLPSDSSGNSIGLYYPVLGRFQHVASGNVSGEQGFQASGERHPAGLQNEQQTDSAVQQHNIDGPAIDGSFPTPNLRQQEPSNARSVNINILSAGGTQNNPDSDRQLPSSVVQFLRTLFPGGEIHVEEASSQETARGPVPEHAGTSNGVMNAMEPEPRV; this is encoded by the exons ATGGGAAATAATGGTGCTGATGCAATTCCTAGGGTTGATGAGGCTGGAGGTGCTGAAGCCACCAttgagataaaattaaaaacattggATTCTCAAACATATACTCTGAGAGTGGATAAACAG GTGCCTGTCCCTGCTCTAAAAGAACAGATTGCCTCTGTCACTGGTGTGTTATCAGAGCAACAACGTCTAATATGCCGAGGAAAGGTTCTAAAGGATGATCAACTCCTCTCTGCATACC ATGTTGAAGATGGTCATACCTTGCATATGGTTGTGCGGCAACCTGTTCCACCATCATCTGAGGGTTTATCACATCATCCAG CAACTGATCCTGCTTCAAGTACAAGCCGTGGTCACAGCACTCAGGTGGCTCCTGGTGTTGTTATTGAAACTTTCAGTTTGCCTGTTCAGGGGGATGGGGTTCCTCCAGAAATCAATCGG ATTGTCTCTGCTGTTCTGGGTTCTATTGGAATTTCAAACATTGTAAGTGGCAGTGAAGGGACTGATGTCAGG GAACATGGCCCACAGAATCCTATGCAGCTTCATCCTGAACAAGCTGGTGTCAGGGGTCCATCTGATAGATTTCATAGTACTTATGGACTTCCATCATCAGTTTCTTTGGGATCTCCACAGCCTCCT GTAATTCCTGATTCTTTGACTACACTATCACAAAATCTAAGTTTTATGAGGCGTGAATTTGATGCCATTG TGGCAGGCAGAGGTGGGGAAAGCAATGCTCAGGCAGCTGCTGCAACTAGGGCTTCAGAGAGAGGTTCTCATTCCATACCACGTACAGGAACTGTACAAGAAGGGTTTCCAACACCCGGATCCTTGGCTGAAGTCATGCAATCTACCAGAGAAATGCTCGTCCACCATGTGGGAGAATGCCTGCAC CTACTTGCTGGACAATTGGAGAATCAAGTAGATGTGACTGATCACTCAGTGCGGTCAAGCACTCAGACCAGTGCATTGAGAACTGGGGGTCTACTTCATAATCTAGGTGCATTTCTACTTGAACTTGGCCGTACAACCATGACATTGCGGCTGGGCCAAACACCG TCGGAAGCAGTTGTTAACGCTGGACCCGCAGTTTTCATATCCCCAACTGGTCCAAATCCTATTATGGTTCAG CCTCTTCCTTTTCAAACAGGATCAAACTTTGGTGCTATCCCCATGGGATCTGTGCAGCCTGGCTCTGGCTTGGTTAATGGAATTGGTACTGGCTTTCTTCCGAGGCGTATTGATATACAAATCCGAAGAG GTTCTTCAACAACCACACCACATGTCAATCGAGAGGAACGTAGTGATACTCAGCAGCCCACTGGGCACAGAGACTCAGTAGCTAGTGGTGAAATTCCTATTAATCCACCGACTTCAAGGGTCTCAGAGGGTCCATCTTTTGCTGGAGAGTCAGGAGTACGGGTAGTACCAATAAGGACCATGGTTGCAGCAGTACCTAGTCCCTTTAGCCGCCTACCTTCAGATTCATCCGGTAATTCAATAGGTTTATACTATCCAGTTCTTGGAAGGTTTCAACATGTGGCTTCTGGAAATGTGAGTGGTGAACAAGGATTTCAAGCATCTGGGGAGCGTCATCCTGCTGGTCTCCAGAATGAGCAGCAGACGGATTCTGCAGTACAACAACATAACATAGATGGTCCAGCAATAGATG GATCATTTCCAACTCCCAATTTAAGACAGCAGGAGCCATCTAATGCACGCAGTGTAAATATCAACATTCTGTCAGCTGGTGGGACTCAAAACAACCCGGATTCTGATAGACAGCTACCGAGCAGTGTTGTGCAGTTTTTGAGGACCCTCTTTCCTGGTGGTGAAATTCATGTAGAAGAAGCCAGTTCACAGGAAACAGCAAGAGGTCCTGTCCCAGAGCATGCAGGGACATCTAATGGTGTTATGAATGCAATGGAACCAGAACCAAGA GTGTAG